The genomic DNA CCGGAACGGCCGTCGGCCCCCGATATCGACATCGACTTCGACGACCGTCGCCGCGGGGAGATGCTGCGGTACGCGGCCAACAAGTGGGGCAGCGACCGGGTGGCCCAGGTGATCACCTTCGGCACCATCAAAACCAAAGCGGCGCTGAAGGACTCGGCCCGCGTGCATTACGGTCAGCCCGGCTTCGCTATCGCCGACCGGATCACCAAGGCGCTGCCGCCGCCCATCATGGCCAAGGACATCCCGGTGTCGGGGATCACCGATCCCAACCACGAGCGGTACAAGGAAGCCGCCGAGGTCCGCGCCCTGATCGACACCGATCCGGATGTGCGGACCATCTTCGAGACCGCGCGTGGCCTGGAAGGCCTGGTGCGCAACGCGGGCGTGCACGCCTGTGCGGTGATCATGAGCTCCGAACCGCTCATCGACGCGATCCCGCTCTGGAGGCGGCCCCAGGACGGCGCGGTCATCACCGGTTGGGACTATCCGTCGTGTGAGGCCATCGGCCTGCTGAAGATGGACTTCCTCGGATTGCGGAACCTGACGATCATCGGTGACTGCCTGGAGAACCTCAAGGCCAACCGGGGGATCGACCTGGATCTGGACACGCTGCCGTTCGACGATCCGGCCGCCTACGAGCTTCTCGGCCGCGGAGACACCCTGGGCGTGTTCCAGCTCGACGGCAGCGCGATGCGTGACCTGCTCCGGCGTATGCAGCCCACCGGATTCAACGACATCGTGGCGGTGCTCGCGCTGTACCGTCCCGGTCCGATGGGCATGAACGCCCACAACGACTATGCCGACCGCAAGAACGGCCGTCAGGCGATCAAGCCCATCCACCCCGAGCTCGAGGAACCGCTCAAAGAGATCCTGGCCGAGACCTACGGCCTGATCGTCTACCAAGAGCAGATCATGTTCATCGCGCAGAAGGTCGCCTCCTACACCATGGGTAAGGCCGATGCGCTCCGTAAGGCCATGGGTAAGAAGAAGCTCGAAGTGCTCGAGGCCGAGTACAAGGGCTTCAAGGAAGGCATGACCGCCAACGGGTTCTCCGAGGCTGCGGTGAAAGCCTTGTGGGACACCATCCTTCCGTTCGCCGGGTACGCGTTCAACAAGTCGCACGCGGCCGGGTACGGGCTGGTGTCCTACTGGACGGCCTACCTCAAGGCGAACTACCCAGCCGAATACATGGCAGGACTGCTTACCTCGGTCGGTGACGACAAGGACAAGGCCGCGGTCTATCTGGCCGATTGCCGTCGGCTCGGCATCACCGTCCTGCCGCCCGACGTCAACGAATCGGTGCAGAACTTCGCCTCGGTGGGCGACGACATCCGGTTCGGTCTGGGCGCCATCCGCAACGTCGGCGCGAATGTCGTTGCATCGCTGATCGGTACGCGGACCGAGAAGGGCAAATACGCCGACTTCTCCGACTATCTCAACAAGATCGACATCGCGGCCTGCAACAAGAAGGTCACCGAATCCCTGGTGAAGGCAGGCGCATTCGACTCGCTCGGCCACCCGCGCAAGGGGCTGTTCCTGGTACACACCGATGCTGTCGACTCGGTGCTCGGCACCAAGAAGGCCGAGGCGATGGGCCAGTTCGACCTGTTCGGCGGCGCCGACGACGGGGGTGGCACTGACGCGGTGTTCACCATCCGGATTCCCGAAGAGGAGTGGGAGGACAAGCACAAGCTCGCGCTCGAACGCGAGATGCTGGGGCTGTACGTGTCCGGGCATCCCCTCAACGGGGTTGCCCACCTTCTCGCCAACCAGGTCGACACCCAGATCCCGGCGATTCTCGACGGAGATGTCGCCAACGATGCGCAGGTGGTGGTCGGCGGCATCCTGGCCTCGGTGAACCGCCGGGTGAACAAGAATGGCTTGCCGTGGGCGTCAGCCCAATTGGAAGACCTCACCGGCGGTATCGAGGTGCTGTTCTTCCCGCAGACCTATTCGCTGTTCGGCCATGAGATTGCCGACGACGTCGTGGTGCTGGTCAAGGCGAAGGTTGCCGCCCGCGATGACCGGATCTCACTGATCGCGCACGAATTGGTCGTGCCCGACTTCAGTAGCGCGCAAGCCGATCGCCCGCTGGCGGTCAGCCTGCCCACCCGCCAATGCACGATCGACAAGGTGAGTGCGCTCAAGCAGGTGCTGGCCAACCATCCCGGTACCTCCCAGGTGCATCTGCGGCTGATCAGCGGTGAGCGGATCACCACGCTGGAACTGGACCAGTCGCTGCGGGTGACACCGTCCTCGGCGTTGATGGGTGACCTCAAGGCACTGCTCGGCCCGGGGTGCCTGGGCTAGCTGTCCGCATCGGGTCCGGCGGCGTCCAGGTCGATCTTCACGATCGCGCTGTCGGGCCACAGCGCCCGATCCCGCGCCCGGCGTAGCTTTTCCCGCAATGGCAGGTCGGGGTGCACGTTGGTGACGCCGGGGATCTTCAGCAGCGGCACGATGTTCCACTGCCAGCCGTAGCGCCGGTGCAGTGCGCGGTTGGCTTGTTGGGCGTCCTCACCGCCCAGGACCGTCGCTCGGCCGTTCAGCCAGGTGTTGCCGGTGATTCGTCCCTTGTAGTCGCAGACCACCAGTTCGACGTCGGGCCGGGCGGTGAGTCGGCGGGTTTTCGGTCCGATCTTTGTGCGGAACACGGCCGTTGGGCCGTCGAGGAGGAACCAGATCGGGGTGTCGACAGCGGTGCCGTCGCGGCGAAAGCTGCGCAACAGGGCGTAAGAGGAGCGGCCGAGGGTTTCGAGTGTGGTGTCGGTATCCGGCATGTGGCCAGTCAACGACTTATAGTTGACTCTAAGTCAAGCTCGGCGAGGAGGGCAGATGGCCGCGACGCTGACCATTGGAGACGTCACGCAGCGGAGTGGGGTCGCCCAGACCGCGCTCCGCTACTACGAGCAGGTCGGGCTGTTGCCCCCGCCGCAGCGCCTGGGCGGGCAGCGTCGCTATCAGGAGTCGGTCCTGATGCGTCTGGAGGTGATCAGGTTGTGCAAGGCCGCCGGCTTCTCGCTGGCCGAGATCGGACTGCTACTCAAGGACGACACCCCGGGCCGGCCGGTGGCTCGTGAGCTGGGGCAGACCAAGCTTGCCGAGATCGATGCACAAATGGAGGCGCTGACCCAGGCGCGGGCCATCATCGAGTGGGGTATGCGGTGTAAATGTCCGTCAATCGAGTTGTGCACATGCGGAATTCATCACGAACTCCCGGCCTGACGCAGGAGCGGTTCAGAACCGGTACCGCAGGATGCGCGCCTTGCGGGCCGTGGCCTTACTGAGGCCGCTGGCTCGCGTGGCGATCCGCAGTACACCGGGGAAGAGGTCGACCTCGGGCTGGTGGGTCAGGCTGGACTCCTCGACGAGGTGCAGTTGCTGGTTCCAGGATTCTGGATGGTGGGCGTCCTTGAAACCCGGGTAACCCCACTGACTTCCGACGTCTTTGAACATCTTGGCCGGAAAGAACTTCAGCGCCGCCCTACTCATCCAGCCGATGCGGCCGTAGTCGTTGAACGCCAGTTCGCCGGCACCGAAGTGTTCGGTGATCGTCCGAAAGATGCCGGCGATCGTCGGTTCGGTGAGGAATGCGAACAGTCCGTCGGCCACCAACATGGTGGGGCGATCGGAGGGGATCGGGTCGGTCCAGTCCGGGTCGGCCAACGACGCGGATACGGTGTGCGCCTGGGGGAGTGAGGGCATCACCCGATCGCGCAGTTCGCTGATCCCGGGTAGGTCGACGCTGTACCAGTCGACCGTGGCCGGTGGGGCAATGCGGTGAACGCCGCTGTCGAGACCTCCGCCGAGGTCGACCACGACGGCGTCGGGATGGCCGGCGACAAACGCCCGGATCCGGTCGTCGAGCATCTTGGCGCGCAACGCCGACTGGCACGCCACGCTGGTCTGCACACCCAGACCGGCGAAGTCGTAGTCGAGTCTGGCCACCGTCTCGTCGGCCATCGTGTCGCCGAGGATGGGGCGCGCCCACCGGCTGTCGAGTGCCCTGGCATACAGGGTCAGGAATGCGGTCTCCTCCACAGGCGTCAGGCCTGTTGTTGCAATACCCACATGCCCGACGGTACACCCGGCCTGCGGCTGAACAGTTGGGCGAAAACGTTTACCGCCCTTTGGATCACGTGACATTGAAGCCGTGCCGGGGGGATGAGGGGTGGGCAGTGTGTCGTCGTCAGCCTACGGTGGGACCCATGCGCAGCACGCATGTGAGCGTCTGGATCGAGGTTGCCGCCGACGCGGTGTACGCCTATGCAGCGGATCCGCGGCATATGGCGAATTGGGCGGCGGGCCTGGCCAAGGGCGGGTTACGGCTCACTCCGCGAGGTTGGCTCGCAGATTCCCCGATGGGCGAGGTCGCCGTCGAGTTCGCTGCGCCGAACACGCTGGGAGTGCTCGATCACGTGGTGCATCTGCCCTCGGGTGACGCCGTTTACAACCCGATGCGGGTTGTTCCGGCAGGGGTCGACGGATCGTCGTGCGAAGTCGTGTTCACCGTCCGGCAGTGGCCAGGGGTGACCGACGAAGAGTTCGAGGCCGACGTGGCCGCGGTGACCGCCGATCTAGAGACGTTGCGGCAGCTGCTAGAAGGTCACTGATCAGCGGGTGAAATGTGGCCCAGTCCCAGCCACGTCACAATGGCGGCCGCGGCAGCCGAGAGCACTGCCGGCGCGGTGCTCATGGTTGCCACGCCGACGATCACCAAGACCAGGGCGCCGATCGCCAGGGCGATCAGCTTGTAGGTCGGCCAGGGCACCCCGGCGATGTCGACCCGATGATCGGCCCGGGAGGTGCCGCTACGAAAGTTCCCGGCGGTGGTCATGTATTGACGATAGCTCGTAACCATGATTTCGGCCACCCGAAACCTTAGATGTGGCGTGTCGCTTTATCGGTCCACAGTGCTCAACAGCGGGCTTCCACGCGGTACTGGACCTCGGCGGGTCTGCTGGGACGGTCCGCGAACGAGCCGCGCGCCGTGCCGCTGATATGGAACGTGGTGCCCTCGACGCCGGCATTGGCAGGAGATGCCACATTGGCCGAGCCCCCGGTGAACCCTTCTAAGTCGGTCAGGCGCATCACCTTCGGTTCGATGGTGGCGCCGGTCTGGATGATGGCCGCGAAGCCGGGCGCTTTCGGCTGTGTTTCGATGGTCCACAGCCAGGACTGTTGTGTGCACAGCACCGTGAACGTGGTCGGTATCTGCTGGCCGTTGATGAAGATCCGCGCCGTATACGCATCGGCCGGGACATTGGTGGCAGCCGCGCAGGCCGATGTTGCCAGCGCACCTACCAGAACGGCGTGCGCCGCCACCCGCCGCACCCGCTGCTGGATGTGCCGCATGACGGTTGTTTTCCCAGTTCGGGGTCCCTTCAACCCCGCGAAGTGGATTTCTTCGGTTCGGGGGCGCAGGTGGCGAGATCCCGGTGTGTGTCCCCACCCAGCTGCGGAGAAACGCCTGGCCAGTGGCACCATTGAACGGTGACTGCCGATCTGAGCAAGGGCTCCCGAGTCTCCCCGCTGGCTGCGCCGCTTTCCGCGGCCGACATCGACGAGGCCGCCAAGCGAATTTCCGGGGTGGTCACGCGCAGCCCGCTGCAGTTCAACGAGCGACTCTCGGAAGCCACCGGAGCCAACGTGTACCTCAAACGTGAGGACCTGCAGGCGGTGCGTTCCTACAAGGTGCGCGGGGCGTTCAACCTGATGGCGCAGCTCTCGCCCGAGGAGTTGGCAGCCGGCGTGGTGTGCTCCTCGGCAGGCAACCACGCCCAGGGCTTCGCCATGGCCTGCCGGTCGATGCGGACCCACGGCCGCGTGTATGTGCCGGCCAAGACTCCCAAGCAGAAGCGGGATCGCATCCGGTACCACGGCCGCGAGTTCATCGAGCTCATCGCGGTCGGGTCCACCTACGATCTGGCCGCTGCCGCGGCGCTCGACGATGTCGCGCGGACCGGGGCGACCCTGGTACCCCCGTACGACGATGTGCGGACGATGGCGGGCCAAGGCACCATCGCCGCCGAGCTGCTCGACCAACTCGACGGCGAGCCGGACCTGGTGATCGTCCCCGTCGGGGGCGGCGGCTGTATTTCCGGCATCACCACATATCTCGCCGAGCGCGCCTCGGACACCTCGGTACTCGG from Mycobacterium sp. DL440 includes the following:
- the dnaE gene encoding DNA polymerase III subunit alpha — translated: MSGSSSGSSGSFVHLHNHTEYSMLDGAAKITPMLAEAQRLGMSAIGMTDHGNMFGASEFYNSATKAGIKPIIGIEAYIAPVSRFDTKRTQWGDPSQKSDDVSGSGAYTHMTMVAENATGLRNLFKLSSLASFEGQLGKWSRMDAEIIAEHAEGIIATTGCPSGEVQTRLRLGHRQEALEAAAKWRDIFGPDNFFLELMDHGLDIERRVREGLLEVGQKLGIPPLATNDCHYVTREASQNHEALLCIQTGKTLSDPNRFKFDGDGYFLKSADEMRALWDSQVPGACDSTVLIGERVQSYADVWTPTDRMPVFPVPDGHDQGSWLTHEVQAGLEERRFRGATVPAEYTDRAAYEIKVICDKGFPSYFLIVADLINYARSVGIRVGPGRGSAAGSLVAYALGITNIDPIPHGLLFERFLNPERPSAPDIDIDFDDRRRGEMLRYAANKWGSDRVAQVITFGTIKTKAALKDSARVHYGQPGFAIADRITKALPPPIMAKDIPVSGITDPNHERYKEAAEVRALIDTDPDVRTIFETARGLEGLVRNAGVHACAVIMSSEPLIDAIPLWRRPQDGAVITGWDYPSCEAIGLLKMDFLGLRNLTIIGDCLENLKANRGIDLDLDTLPFDDPAAYELLGRGDTLGVFQLDGSAMRDLLRRMQPTGFNDIVAVLALYRPGPMGMNAHNDYADRKNGRQAIKPIHPELEEPLKEILAETYGLIVYQEQIMFIAQKVASYTMGKADALRKAMGKKKLEVLEAEYKGFKEGMTANGFSEAAVKALWDTILPFAGYAFNKSHAAGYGLVSYWTAYLKANYPAEYMAGLLTSVGDDKDKAAVYLADCRRLGITVLPPDVNESVQNFASVGDDIRFGLGAIRNVGANVVASLIGTRTEKGKYADFSDYLNKIDIAACNKKVTESLVKAGAFDSLGHPRKGLFLVHTDAVDSVLGTKKAEAMGQFDLFGGADDGGGTDAVFTIRIPEEEWEDKHKLALEREMLGLYVSGHPLNGVAHLLANQVDTQIPAILDGDVANDAQVVVGGILASVNRRVNKNGLPWASAQLEDLTGGIEVLFFPQTYSLFGHEIADDVVVLVKAKVAARDDRISLIAHELVVPDFSSAQADRPLAVSLPTRQCTIDKVSALKQVLANHPGTSQVHLRLISGERITTLELDQSLRVTPSSALMGDLKALLGPGCLG
- a CDS encoding PPOX class F420-dependent oxidoreductase, translated to MPDTDTTLETLGRSSYALLRSFRRDGTAVDTPIWFLLDGPTAVFRTKIGPKTRRLTARPDVELVVCDYKGRITGNTWLNGRATVLGGEDAQQANRALHRRYGWQWNIVPLLKIPGVTNVHPDLPLREKLRRARDRALWPDSAIVKIDLDAAGPDADS
- a CDS encoding MerR family transcriptional regulator, coding for MAATLTIGDVTQRSGVAQTALRYYEQVGLLPPPQRLGGQRRYQESVLMRLEVIRLCKAAGFSLAEIGLLLKDDTPGRPVARELGQTKLAEIDAQMEALTQARAIIEWGMRCKCPSIELCTCGIHHELPA
- a CDS encoding class I SAM-dependent methyltransferase, which produces MGIATTGLTPVEETAFLTLYARALDSRWARPILGDTMADETVARLDYDFAGLGVQTSVACQSALRAKMLDDRIRAFVAGHPDAVVVDLGGGLDSGVHRIAPPATVDWYSVDLPGISELRDRVMPSLPQAHTVSASLADPDWTDPIPSDRPTMLVADGLFAFLTEPTIAGIFRTITEHFGAGELAFNDYGRIGWMSRAALKFFPAKMFKDVGSQWGYPGFKDAHHPESWNQQLHLVEESSLTHQPEVDLFPGVLRIATRASGLSKATARKARILRYRF
- a CDS encoding SRPBCC family protein, with the protein product MRSTHVSVWIEVAADAVYAYAADPRHMANWAAGLAKGGLRLTPRGWLADSPMGEVAVEFAAPNTLGVLDHVVHLPSGDAVYNPMRVVPAGVDGSSCEVVFTVRQWPGVTDEEFEADVAAVTADLETLRQLLEGH
- a CDS encoding lipoprotein LpqH; translation: MRHIQQRVRRVAAHAVLVGALATSACAAATNVPADAYTARIFINGQQIPTTFTVLCTQQSWLWTIETQPKAPGFAAIIQTGATIEPKVMRLTDLEGFTGGSANVASPANAGVEGTTFHISGTARGSFADRPSRPAEVQYRVEARC
- the ilvA gene encoding threonine ammonia-lyase IlvA, which gives rise to MTADLSKGSRVSPLAAPLSAADIDEAAKRISGVVTRSPLQFNERLSEATGANVYLKREDLQAVRSYKVRGAFNLMAQLSPEELAAGVVCSSAGNHAQGFAMACRSMRTHGRVYVPAKTPKQKRDRIRYHGREFIELIAVGSTYDLAAAAALDDVARTGATLVPPYDDVRTMAGQGTIAAELLDQLDGEPDLVIVPVGGGGCISGITTYLAERASDTSVLGVEPAGAASMIAALAAGEPVTLDHVDQFVDGAAVARAGALPYAALAAAGDMVALTTVDEGAVCTAMLDLYQNDGIIAEPAGALSVAALLEADIEQGSTVVCLISGGNNDVSRYNEVVERSLVHLGLKHYFLVDFPQEPGALRRFLDDVLGPGDDITLFEYVKRNNRETGEALCGVELSAATDLEGLLARMADSDIHVELLEPGSPTYRYLT